From the Candidatus Poribacteria bacterium genome, the window CAAGAAAAAATAAGGCAATCAAGAAGCGCGCCAGTGAGAGACGGTCATCCAAAAAACACGCTTGTTTTTTTTCGGTGTTTGGAATATAATTAGCTTAATGGAAAATATTTATTCACTTCGTGATTTCAAGCGGACGCTGCAACAATTGGATTGCTCTGATACATCGGAGACAAGAAGAAAATGGAAAATAGACAGAGTGAAAAACGCATCAGTGCCTATGTACCGAACCTGGACGCGTCTTTTGATGATTTGCAAAAACAGTTAGCTGCCTTCATTCAAGCGGAGCGGGAACAATTAAAAGCCCGCATCTTGAAAGGCGAAAACGGGTTCTCGGCTTGCAAAATTCATGCGGCGATGTGGGATACAGTCATTCAGAAGGTCTATGAAGCAGCCTCTTTTCAGGTTCGGAACGAATACCAGAAGCAGATAGACGTGCTGAAGCAATTGCCAGACATTGTCATAAGCGACTTAGAAACGGAATTGGAGGAATGGATGCCGGATATCGCCCTCTATGGAGTGGGCAGTTACGGCAGAAATGAACTGTGCTATTTTTCGGATGTAGACGTTGTTTATACATCCTCTGTCGACTTAGAAGATATCTACGATGAAAGCACCCTTGAACTGGTCCGATGGTTCTACGATTTTTTCGACAGCCTTCATTCAGTAATTCCGGGGTTTGAGTTCAGCTTTATCTATCGTCCGTTGACAGATATAGCCCAATGGAACTATCAGGATATGGCTGCGTTGATTGACATGCGGTTTATCGCTGGCAATGCCTCACTGACCGAGCGTTTCCGGAAAGAGATATATGCCGGGAAATCGGATATTTCGCTTGTGCTGGATCTGCTGAAATCAAAAGCAGATGCCTTTGAAGCGTCTGAGGATACGATCTATCTGAATCAACCGAATGTGAAAACGGGACGCGGTGGGCTACGCACCCTTCAGTATGCCCTCTGGATATGCGGACTTCCGGATTTCACCTCAATCCCTGAACTCTACGAACGCTACGATGACGAACAACTCATCCCATCTCTGGATTTCACGTTCAAGGTGCGGAACCTCCTTCATGTGCTCGCTGATGCGCCGCATGACGACCTCACCTATCACCCTGAAAAAGGCGATGAACTCCAAGCACAGATCGCGCGGGTCCTCGGTTTTGCAGATGAAACCGAGGAGGGACGCTATGCGTTCATGGCAGCGTATTACGCGATGGCAAAATATCTGCATTTCAAAGCAGAACTGCTGATCCGAAAGATGTTAGCCAACGGGATTCCTGTCTCAGAGGTCCTCGCGGTCAGAACAGAAATGCTGTATTGCATCGACAATAACTTCGGTGAACTCGATGCAAATGAACTTTTTACGCTTTTCACCTACTTCCAACAATACGATTTTGAGATTGATGCTTCCCTTGCTACCTTCATATCTCGGTATGTCCATGCGTTTGATTGGCATTCTTTCCAGCACCGGATGGCAGAGTTGATAAATATGCCAGGGGATGTAGAGAAGACCCTCACACGCCTGCACAGACTCAATATCCTGTCGCATCTCGGAGAAGGCGGAGAACTTTTTGAAAAGGCGATGATGACGCGGAGCGAACGAAGTCTTGACCCGTATACAGTCGGGAAACATACACTCGTTGCCATTGGACATCTCGATGAAATTCGAAGAACGGAACCGAGCAGTCCGTTTGGGGCTGGCGGGGGGTTCGGTTCACCGATAGCCCCGTCTCCAACTTCCGAATTAGAGGAGCTCAATACGGCGTTTCGCTCACTTTCAGATTCGGCGCCACTTTATATGGCACTCTTCCTGCACGATATAGATAAACCCGATCCTACCCATCCGGCAACCGGTGCGGAAAAAGCGGAACGTATCGCACCCGAATTTGGGTTCAACGCACAGCAGACGGATGACATTTGCTTTCTCATCCGAGAACACTTGACCATGATAGCGTTGGCACGCTATCATCATTGGGATGAAAGCACGATCTCCGAATTCTGCAAGAAGGTTAACTCGTTAGAACGTTTGACGGCTCTGTATCTACTCACGTATTGCGATTCCAAAGCGAACGGTTCGCAGAACTTCAGTCATGTCGTTAAACACAATCTGAAGAGTCTCTACGAGGTGGTTCGCACGCGCTTTGTTGGACAGGAAGAAACACAGTGGGGTGCCTTCGCCCCCGTTGAAGAGTTCCAGCAGTTTCTTCATCACATGCCGATTTCTTACCGTATCAGTGTCTCTCCTGAAGAGATAGCCATGCACATAAAGATGACCTCGCAGGTTTCCGAAGCGGTGTCTACAGAAACAGGCACAACCCCCAGCACAGGGATCATCCAATTTGTCGATCGACCTGGGTTTACTGAATTGCACCTCTGTAGTCCGAGCCGTATTGGAAAGTTACACACGGTGAGCGGTCTCTTTTTTGCGAACGGTATAGATGTCCGAGATGCCCGCGTTTACACGAAACAGGATACCAACATTGAACTTGAAATCTATCGACTCGTTCATCAACCGCTGCATCATCGGGGAGAACCGATGCCGCTTGATGAGGAGCTCAAACGGGACCTCGATTTTGACATCCGCGGACTCCTCGCAGAGGAAATGACGCTTGAACAGGTTTTTGAGAGGCACTACGTCAATCTCGCCGAAACTTGGCAAGTTGACGATGTGAGCGTTGAGACGGCACGGAACTATTCAGAAATTGTCGTCGTCGGTGAAGAGAAAGTTGGATTTCTCCACTACTTCAGTGGTATCTTAGCAAAACTCGGACTGAACGTTGAGATGTGTAAATGTTCAGGATTGGGCGGACAAGCGATTGATCGGTTCTACGTCCAACCGGTGGCGGATCCGAAAGCCGTGCACGCCGATATTATGGCGGCACTGGAAAAGGAATAATTAAAACATGAAAAAACGGGTACTGATTACCGGTGCGGCTGGCACAGTCGGCAGTGCGCTCTGGCAAGCATGGGAACAACAGGATATATACACACTGACGTTGATGGATATTAACCCGATTACCGGTGCTACCTCGCGTGCAGTGCAGGCAGATATCCGGGACTACGCGGCGATGCAAGAATTGTGTCGCGATCAGGACATTTTAGTCCATCTGGCGTATGTCCGCCAAGACTCACTCGGCAAGGTGCCTGGTGAAGTCAGCGACATCGGGGCATCAATGACCCTGTTTGAAGCCGCACGCGAAGGCGGCATTCAGAAGATTATATATGCGAGCACAAATCATGTTTCTGGATGGAATGAGCGATTGAATTCTCCGCCTCGGTTCTCAACAGGTAATCAGTTTCGTCCCGATGGTTGGTATGGCGCGATGAAGGGTATGGCAGAGATCGCAGGACGCTATCTCGTCGATGCACACGATATGCGGTTCATTAGCTTCCGCATCGGGACTTTCAACGGCACATACGAACCGAGTGGGATACGACACTGCAGCACGTTGCTGACCCCACGAGATTGTGTGCAACTCTTCGGACTGGCTGTGGACTACGAGGGGCCCGTCAAATATTTGATTACCTACGG encodes:
- a CDS encoding HD domain-containing protein produces the protein MENRQSEKRISAYVPNLDASFDDLQKQLAAFIQAEREQLKARILKGENGFSACKIHAAMWDTVIQKVYEAASFQVRNEYQKQIDVLKQLPDIVISDLETELEEWMPDIALYGVGSYGRNELCYFSDVDVVYTSSVDLEDIYDESTLELVRWFYDFFDSLHSVIPGFEFSFIYRPLTDIAQWNYQDMAALIDMRFIAGNASLTERFRKEIYAGKSDISLVLDLLKSKADAFEASEDTIYLNQPNVKTGRGGLRTLQYALWICGLPDFTSIPELYERYDDEQLIPSLDFTFKVRNLLHVLADAPHDDLTYHPEKGDELQAQIARVLGFADETEEGRYAFMAAYYAMAKYLHFKAELLIRKMLANGIPVSEVLAVRTEMLYCIDNNFGELDANELFTLFTYFQQYDFEIDASLATFISRYVHAFDWHSFQHRMAELINMPGDVEKTLTRLHRLNILSHLGEGGELFEKAMMTRSERSLDPYTVGKHTLVAIGHLDEIRRTEPSSPFGAGGGFGSPIAPSPTSELEELNTAFRSLSDSAPLYMALFLHDIDKPDPTHPATGAEKAERIAPEFGFNAQQTDDICFLIREHLTMIALARYHHWDESTISEFCKKVNSLERLTALYLLTYCDSKANGSQNFSHVVKHNLKSLYEVVRTRFVGQEETQWGAFAPVEEFQQFLHHMPISYRISVSPEEIAMHIKMTSQVSEAVSTETGTTPSTGIIQFVDRPGFTELHLCSPSRIGKLHTVSGLFFANGIDVRDARVYTKQDTNIELEIYRLVHQPLHHRGEPMPLDEELKRDLDFDIRGLLAEEMTLEQVFERHYVNLAETWQVDDVSVETARNYSEIVVVGEEKVGFLHYFSGILAKLGLNVEMCKCSGLGGQAIDRFYVQPVADPKAVHADIMAALEKE
- a CDS encoding NAD(P)-dependent oxidoreductase, which encodes MKKRVLITGAAGTVGSALWQAWEQQDIYTLTLMDINPITGATSRAVQADIRDYAAMQELCRDQDILVHLAYVRQDSLGKVPGEVSDIGASMTLFEAAREGGIQKIIYASTNHVSGWNERLNSPPRFSTGNQFRPDGWYGAMKGMAEIAGRYLVDAHDMRFISFRIGTFNGTYEPSGIRHCSTLLTPRDCVQLFGLAVDYEGPVKYLITYGRSANSDGYQQSYLDISGAVEVLGYQPQDNLVKTHLHKFLSEV